The Limnochorda sp. LNt genome includes a region encoding these proteins:
- a CDS encoding copper chaperone PCu(A)C, which yields MRWLKRAGAYAPLVLTVALVLAASSRVAAADGALLEVTGAWARPARAMGGGHAHSETPSMTAVTSAVYMTLVNHGSHPVRIVGASTPVADVAELHETRIEGMVARMGPVDAIEVPPGGQVRLEPGGLHVMLIGVTRTLEPGDRVPLTLVLDDGSELVVEAVVQEA from the coding sequence ATGCGCTGGCTGAAGAGAGCGGGAGCGTACGCCCCCCTGGTGCTGACCGTGGCCCTGGTCCTGGCGGCATCTTCGCGGGTGGCGGCGGCAGACGGGGCGCTGCTGGAGGTGACGGGGGCGTGGGCCCGGCCGGCACGGGCCATGGGAGGTGGCCACGCGCACTCGGAGACGCCGTCGATGACCGCCGTGACCAGCGCCGTCTACATGACCCTGGTCAACCACGGCTCGCACCCCGTCCGCATCGTGGGGGCGAGCACGCCGGTCGCCGATGTGGCCGAGCTGCACGAGACCCGCATCGAGGGCATGGTGGCGAGAATGGGGCCCGTCGACGCCATCGAGGTGCCGCCGGGAGGGCAGGTGCGTCTCGAGCCGGGCGGCCTCCACGTCATGCTGATCGGCGTCACCCGAACCCTCGAGCCAGGTGACCGGGTGCCGTTGACGCTGGTGCTGGACGACGGCTCGGAGCTGGTCGTGGAGGCCGTCGTGCAGGAGGCGTGA
- a CDS encoding ABC transporter substrate-binding protein: MRILATAILISMLVGVAGAVASARTTLTVGVFPDLDSVLKAVIPEFNKVHPDIEINLQTLGFADHHNALLTALATGSGAPDVVAIEIGYLGRFAVEGGLTDLSRPPYNAGELKDLFVPFAWGQATTTDGRIVAIPTDIGPGTMFYRRDVLEAAGVDIDAVASWDDLVEMGRKVTRDLNGDGKADVFLIAAASTIADAMYRGDIPEGEGVYFDARGRTVVDSPRFVNAFTVAQRVRQAGLDARIGAWSNEWYEAFKRGTVAVELSGAWLGGHLQNWMAPETAGKWGARDLPSNMYVSWGGSFYAIPEQSRHKDAAWKLIQFLTTRPEIQILAFRTTNAFPALQAALEDPLFDEPVPFLAGQRARRMWAEAAAKVHVSVIHPGDPVAQEIVGSALTQVLEEGKDVRQALAEARQLIERRVRR; encoded by the coding sequence GTGCGAATCTTGGCAACCGCTATCTTAATCTCCATGCTGGTCGGCGTGGCGGGCGCGGTGGCCTCCGCTCGGACCACCCTGACGGTAGGGGTCTTCCCGGACCTGGACTCGGTGCTCAAGGCCGTCATCCCCGAGTTCAACAAGGTGCATCCCGACATCGAGATCAACTTGCAGACCCTGGGCTTCGCGGATCACCACAACGCCCTGCTGACCGCACTGGCCACGGGATCGGGAGCGCCCGACGTGGTGGCCATCGAGATCGGCTACCTGGGGCGCTTCGCGGTGGAGGGCGGCCTGACCGACCTGAGCCGGCCGCCTTACAACGCCGGAGAGTTGAAGGACCTCTTCGTCCCGTTCGCGTGGGGGCAGGCGACGACCACGGACGGGCGGATCGTGGCCATCCCGACCGACATCGGGCCGGGCACCATGTTCTACCGGCGTGACGTGTTGGAGGCCGCCGGCGTCGACATCGACGCCGTGGCGTCGTGGGACGATCTGGTGGAGATGGGGCGCAAGGTGACCCGTGACCTCAATGGCGATGGCAAGGCTGACGTCTTCCTCATCGCAGCCGCCTCCACCATCGCCGACGCGATGTATCGGGGCGACATCCCGGAGGGCGAGGGCGTCTACTTCGATGCCCGGGGCCGCACGGTGGTCGACAGCCCTCGGTTCGTCAACGCCTTCACCGTGGCCCAGCGCGTGCGCCAGGCGGGGCTGGACGCCCGCATCGGCGCCTGGAGCAACGAGTGGTACGAGGCCTTCAAGCGCGGCACGGTGGCCGTGGAGCTCTCGGGCGCCTGGCTGGGCGGGCACCTGCAAAACTGGATGGCGCCCGAGACCGCCGGCAAGTGGGGCGCCCGCGACCTGCCGAGCAACATGTACGTGAGCTGGGGCGGCTCCTTCTACGCCATCCCGGAGCAGTCCCGCCACAAGGATGCTGCCTGGAAGCTGATTCAGTTCCTGACGACCCGCCCCGAGATCCAGATCCTGGCGTTCCGCACCACCAACGCGTTCCCCGCGTTGCAGGCGGCCCTGGAGGATCCGCTCTTCGACGAGCCCGTACCATTCCTCGCCGGACAGCGGGCGCGCCGCATGTGGGCGGAGGCGGCCGCGAAGGTGCACGTGTCGGTCATCCACCCGGGTGACCCCGTGGCCCAGGAGATCGTGGGCTCGGCGCTGACCCAGGTGCTGGAGGAGGGCAAGGACGTCCGCCAGGCCCTGGCCGAGGCCAGGCAGCTCATCGAGCGGCGGGTCCGGAGGTGA
- a CDS encoding LacI family DNA-binding transcriptional regulator: MRTQGPDASDRTSSPTVRTIARVAGVSASTVSRVLRSQDGVSVDARRRVLDAIARLGSTPDEVRLWSSLRLRARTRAASAPGEGRLLALIVPDVSTGFYAEVLRGVEAEAYERGYTLVLYTTAGRGHDAVVGRALEAGQCQGLIVMTPRGHPPRALQHPSGHPVPPVVVVDHRSEGSPYPHIAVDNLKGAFEATHYLIAKGHRRIALITGLLSIQSAVDRLRGYRLALEEAGIGFDPGWVLQGDFLTPSGYRLVKEWLDQRRPLPDAWFCSNDLMAFGVLRALHEAGVSVPGDTAVMGFDDIPMAQATLPPLTTVAQPMAEMGALAVRMVVDMIEGGGVTVPRVVLQTRLVIRESA; encoded by the coding sequence TTGCGCACGCAGGGCCCGGACGCGAGCGACAGGACGAGCTCGCCGACGGTACGGACCATCGCCAGGGTGGCCGGCGTCAGCGCCTCTACCGTCTCCAGGGTCCTGAGGTCCCAGGACGGCGTCAGTGTCGATGCCCGTCGACGGGTACTGGACGCCATCGCCCGCCTCGGCTCCACGCCCGACGAGGTCCGCCTCTGGTCTTCCTTGCGGCTGCGCGCCCGGACGCGGGCCGCCTCGGCGCCGGGCGAGGGGCGCCTGCTGGCTCTCATCGTGCCCGACGTGTCGACCGGTTTCTATGCCGAGGTGCTCCGGGGCGTCGAGGCCGAGGCCTACGAGCGCGGCTACACGCTGGTGCTCTACACCACGGCGGGACGCGGCCACGACGCCGTGGTGGGGCGCGCCCTGGAGGCCGGCCAGTGCCAGGGGCTCATCGTCATGACGCCGCGGGGGCACCCACCGCGAGCGCTGCAGCACCCGTCCGGGCATCCGGTGCCACCGGTGGTCGTGGTGGATCACCGCAGCGAGGGCAGTCCCTACCCCCACATCGCTGTCGACAACCTCAAGGGCGCCTTCGAGGCGACCCACTACCTGATCGCCAAGGGACATCGCCGCATCGCGCTCATCACGGGGCTGCTCTCCATCCAGTCGGCGGTGGATCGGCTGCGGGGCTATCGGCTCGCGCTGGAGGAGGCGGGCATCGGCTTCGACCCGGGCTGGGTGCTCCAGGGCGACTTCCTGACGCCGTCGGGCTACCGCCTGGTCAAGGAGTGGCTGGACCAGCGGCGGCCGCTGCCCGACGCCTGGTTTTGCTCCAACGACCTGATGGCCTTCGGCGTGCTCCGAGCGCTGCACGAGGCCGGCGTCTCGGTCCCGGGCGACACCGCGGTGATGGGCTTCGACGACATCCCCATGGCCCAGGCCACCCTGCCGCCGCTCACCACGGTGGCGCAGCCCATGGCGGAGATGGGGGCCCTGGCGGTGCGCATGGTGGTCGACATGATCGAGGGAGGGGGGGTGACCGTCCCGCGCGTCGTGCTGCAGACCCGCCTCGTCATCCGGGAGTCGGCGTGA
- a CDS encoding carbohydrate ABC transporter permease, which translates to MQALRSWPAKLALYAVLVSMALLTAFPFYWMFVLATHDRSTIFRAPPPMWFGTELSANYERLVSTLPFWRNAWNSLYTALMATGTTLFFCSLAGFGFAMYDFKGRDTLFGFLLGTMMVPGLLGIIPYYLIMRWLGWINLPRALYAPGMASAFGIFLMRQYIASAVPADLLDAGRIDGLSEFGLYRRVVVPLIKPAFGTLGIITFVGQWNNFMGALIVLKERTAYTLPLALRSLQGLISTDWGALMLGTALSVLPLLVAFAVGSRRIIEGLTAGALKG; encoded by the coding sequence ATGCAGGCCTTGAGGTCGTGGCCGGCCAAGCTGGCGCTGTATGCGGTGCTGGTCTCGATGGCCCTGCTGACGGCCTTTCCGTTCTACTGGATGTTCGTCCTGGCGACCCACGATCGCTCGACCATCTTTCGGGCGCCGCCCCCCATGTGGTTCGGGACGGAGCTGAGCGCCAACTACGAGCGGCTGGTCTCGACGCTGCCCTTCTGGCGCAACGCATGGAACAGCCTCTACACCGCGCTGATGGCGACGGGGACCACTTTGTTCTTCTGCAGCCTGGCGGGGTTCGGCTTCGCGATGTACGACTTCAAGGGGCGGGACACCCTGTTCGGCTTCCTGCTGGGCACCATGATGGTCCCGGGGTTGCTGGGCATCATCCCGTACTACCTCATCATGCGGTGGCTCGGGTGGATCAACCTGCCCCGTGCGCTGTACGCACCGGGCATGGCGTCGGCCTTCGGCATCTTCCTGATGCGGCAGTACATCGCCAGCGCCGTGCCGGCCGACCTGCTGGATGCGGGCCGCATCGATGGGCTGAGCGAGTTCGGGCTGTACCGGCGGGTGGTCGTCCCCCTGATCAAGCCCGCCTTCGGCACGCTGGGCATCATCACCTTCGTCGGCCAGTGGAACAACTTCATGGGCGCCCTCATCGTCCTCAAGGAGCGCACCGCCTACACGCTGCCCCTGGCGCTGCGCTCCCTGCAGGGGCTCATCTCCACCGACTGGGGCGCGCTCATGCTGGGGACGGCGCTGAGCGTCTTGCCTCTGCTGGTGGCCTTCGCGGTGGGGTCGCGCCGCATCATCGAAGGGCTGACGGCGGGTGCGCTGAAGGGATGA
- a CDS encoding ATP-binding cassette domain-containing protein translates to MSPRTMAGDGARPVIEVRGLTRRYGLLTAVDGVDFEVRDGEIFGFLGPNGAGKTTTIGMLCTLLRPTSGRAIIAGHDVVERPHDVRRSIGLIFQEPALDDRLTAWENLKFHAMLYDVPAAEFRRRAAEVLGMVDLADRARSVVRTFSGGMRRRLEIARGLLHRPRVLFLDEPTIGLDPQTRRHIWRYIVDLRQQEGLTLFLTTHYMEEAEICDRIAIIDHGRIVALDTPDNLKRMVGGDLVTVRAADLDGAEERIRQSFGLPVRRGPEGELLVEVERGDRFIPQLMTALNGDGRAIEVHSVGLRRPTLEDVFVKLTGHAIRDEEAGPGELWRTHVAMRRRRA, encoded by the coding sequence ATGAGCCCTCGGACGATGGCCGGCGACGGGGCTCGCCCCGTCATCGAGGTGCGCGGGCTGACGCGCCGCTACGGCCTGTTGACCGCGGTGGACGGCGTCGACTTCGAGGTGCGAGACGGGGAGATCTTCGGCTTCCTCGGCCCCAACGGCGCCGGCAAGACCACCACCATCGGGATGCTGTGCACCCTGCTGCGACCGACGTCGGGGCGGGCCATCATCGCAGGGCACGACGTGGTGGAGCGGCCTCACGACGTGAGGAGGTCCATCGGGCTCATCTTCCAGGAGCCCGCCCTGGATGACCGGCTCACGGCCTGGGAGAACCTCAAGTTCCACGCGATGCTGTACGACGTCCCGGCGGCCGAGTTCCGGCGGCGAGCGGCCGAGGTGCTCGGGATGGTGGACCTGGCGGATCGAGCCCGGTCGGTGGTGCGCACCTTCTCGGGGGGCATGCGGCGCCGGCTCGAGATCGCCCGTGGCCTGCTGCACCGGCCCCGGGTGCTCTTCCTCGACGAGCCCACCATCGGCTTGGACCCCCAGACTCGCCGGCACATCTGGCGTTACATCGTCGATCTGCGCCAGCAGGAGGGGCTCACCCTCTTCCTGACGACCCACTACATGGAGGAGGCGGAGATCTGCGATCGCATCGCGATCATCGACCACGGACGGATCGTGGCCCTCGACACCCCTGACAACCTCAAGCGCATGGTGGGCGGGGACCTGGTGACGGTGCGGGCAGCCGACCTGGACGGGGCCGAGGAGCGGATCCGGCAGAGCTTCGGGTTGCCGGTGCGGCGGGGCCCCGAGGGCGAACTCCTGGTGGAGGTGGAGCGGGGCGACCGCTTCATCCCTCAGCTGATGACGGCCCTCAACGGGGACGGGCGTGCCATCGAGGTGCACAGCGTCGGGCTGCGGCGGCCGACGCTGGAGGACGTCTTCGTGAAGCTGACGGGCCATGCCATCCGCGACGAGGAGGCAGGCCCCGGCGAGCTGTGGCGAACTCACGTGGCCATGCGGAGGCGACGGGCGTGA
- a CDS encoding glycoside hydrolase family 16 protein, with amino-acid sequence MRRGGAMLLAFGVGLAFVSGLSAGIRASAGEPADWVLVWHDEFDGPAGSPPDPAHWTAQIGDGSQDALPGWGNRERQYYTDRPDNLALDGQGHLTIVAREVDDPSLRCYYGPCRYTSARVTTRGKVEVRFGRIEARIRLPGGQGIWPAFWMLGTLFDRIGWPGCGEIDIVELVGREPGTVHGTVHGPGYAGERGIGGSYTLPGGRRFDEGFHVFAIEWEPGAIRWYVDGVPYHAVRREDIPPGTPWVFDAPFFLTLNVAVGGNWPGYPDETTQFPQTMWVDYVRVFAARDAERK; translated from the coding sequence GTGCGGCGGGGAGGGGCGATGCTCCTGGCCTTCGGCGTGGGGCTGGCCTTCGTGAGCGGTCTTTCAGCGGGCATCCGCGCCTCGGCGGGAGAGCCAGCGGACTGGGTGCTGGTGTGGCACGACGAGTTCGACGGGCCGGCGGGCAGTCCGCCGGACCCGGCTCACTGGACCGCCCAGATCGGGGACGGCAGCCAGGACGCTCTGCCCGGATGGGGCAACCGGGAGCGCCAGTACTACACCGACCGGCCGGACAACCTCGCGCTGGACGGCCAGGGCCACCTGACCATCGTGGCCCGGGAGGTGGACGACCCGTCGCTGCGTTGCTACTACGGGCCGTGCCGCTACACCTCGGCCCGCGTCACCACCCGCGGCAAGGTGGAGGTGCGATTCGGCCGGATCGAGGCGCGGATCCGGCTGCCCGGCGGGCAGGGCATCTGGCCGGCCTTCTGGATGCTCGGTACCCTCTTCGACCGCATCGGCTGGCCGGGCTGCGGGGAGATCGACATCGTCGAGCTCGTGGGCCGCGAGCCGGGCACGGTCCACGGCACCGTGCACGGTCCGGGATACGCGGGGGAGAGGGGGATCGGCGGGAGCTACACCCTGCCCGGGGGGCGTCGCTTCGACGAAGGCTTCCACGTCTTCGCCATCGAGTGGGAGCCCGGGGCGATCCGGTGGTACGTCGACGGCGTGCCATATCACGCGGTGAGGCGGGAGGACATCCCTCCCGGCACCCCGTGGGTCTTCGATGCGCCGTTCTTCCTGACGCTCAACGTGGCCGTGGGCGGCAACTGGCCCGGGTATCCGGACGAGACCACGCAATTCCCGCAGACCATGTGGGTCGACTACGTGCGCGTCTTCGCTGCACGAGACGCCGAGAGGAAGTGA
- a CDS encoding GH1 family beta-glucosidase, whose translation MRRFPEGFLWGCATASYQIEGSPLADGASPSIWHRFSHTPGNVQGGDTGDVACDHYRRWRDDVALMRELGLKAYRFSIAWPRVLPDGTGRVNEAGVAFYDRLVDALLEAGIVPFATLYHWDLPGALQDRGGWANRDVVGWFTEYAGLMFERLGDRVQHWITLNEPWCVAHLGHVAGVHAPGMRDLWAGLRVAHHLLLAHGEAVAAFRASRAGRGRIGITLNLAPQHAATSSQTDRAATDRADAYHNRLFLDPLFKGRYPAVLVQHFGEAWPEVTDEDLAIIRRPIDFLGINYYSRSVVADAPGEGLLGIRHVDTAGARTAMGWEIYPQGLYELLVRLHREYGPLPLYITENGAAFDDRLDASGQVDDAERVDYLHRHFLAARRAIDDGVRLEGYFVWSMLDNFEWALGYSKRFGIVYVDYPSQRRIVKRSGRWYRQVIEANGVPERTEG comes from the coding sequence ATGCGCCGATTCCCGGAGGGATTCTTGTGGGGCTGTGCCACCGCGTCGTACCAGATCGAGGGATCGCCTCTGGCCGATGGCGCCAGCCCGTCCATCTGGCACCGCTTCAGCCACACCCCGGGCAACGTCCAGGGGGGCGACACGGGGGACGTCGCCTGCGACCACTACCGCCGCTGGCGCGATGATGTGGCCCTCATGCGGGAGCTGGGGCTCAAGGCGTACCGCTTCTCCATCGCCTGGCCCCGGGTGTTGCCGGACGGCACCGGGCGGGTCAACGAGGCGGGGGTGGCCTTCTACGACCGGCTGGTGGATGCCCTGCTGGAAGCCGGGATCGTGCCCTTCGCCACGCTGTACCACTGGGATCTGCCAGGAGCGCTGCAGGATCGGGGCGGGTGGGCCAACCGGGACGTCGTCGGCTGGTTCACGGAGTACGCCGGTTTGATGTTCGAGCGTCTGGGCGACCGGGTGCAGCACTGGATCACCCTCAACGAGCCGTGGTGCGTGGCGCACCTCGGCCACGTGGCGGGGGTGCATGCCCCCGGGATGCGGGATCTGTGGGCCGGGTTGCGTGTCGCGCACCACCTGCTGCTGGCGCATGGCGAGGCCGTCGCCGCCTTCCGGGCGAGCCGGGCCGGTCGCGGCCGGATCGGCATCACCCTCAACCTGGCGCCCCAGCATGCGGCCACGTCGTCGCAGACCGATCGGGCCGCCACGGATCGGGCGGACGCCTACCATAACCGCCTCTTCCTCGACCCCCTCTTCAAGGGCCGCTATCCGGCCGTGCTGGTGCAGCACTTCGGCGAGGCATGGCCCGAGGTGACCGACGAGGATCTCGCGATCATCCGGCGGCCCATCGACTTCTTGGGGATCAACTACTACAGCCGCTCCGTCGTGGCCGACGCTCCTGGCGAGGGCCTGCTGGGCATCCGCCACGTCGACACCGCCGGCGCCCGCACGGCCATGGGGTGGGAGATCTACCCCCAGGGCCTGTACGAGCTGCTGGTCCGACTCCATCGGGAGTACGGGCCGTTGCCGTTGTACATCACCGAAAACGGCGCGGCCTTCGATGACCGTCTCGACGCTTCGGGCCAGGTGGACGACGCCGAGCGGGTCGACTACCTGCACCGGCACTTCCTCGCGGCGCGGCGTGCCATCGACGACGGGGTGCGGCTCGAGGGGTACTTCGTCTGGTCCATGCTCGACAACTTCGAGTGGGCCCTGGGCTACTCCAAGCGCTTCGGCATCGTGTACGTGGACTACCCCTCCCAGCGACGCATCGTCAAGCGAAGCGGCCGGTGGTACCGGCAGGTCATCGAGGCCAACGGCGTGCCGGAGAGGACCGAGGGCTGA
- a CDS encoding ABC transporter permease translates to MTSRSRIRRELVGAYTIWYRDVLRFVRDRARIVASLGQPLLFLFVFGSGLSPAMAGLGQGAFDFKQFLFPGILSMAVLFTAIFSAVSIVWDREFGFLKEVMVAPVSRLAVALGKVAGGSTVALLQGLIVLLLAPLVGVRLEWDQIVVLVLLMLLLAAVMSAMGLLIAARQRSMEGFQVIMQFLLMPMFFLSGAFFPLRGVPLWMEWLSRLDPVTYGVDPLRQVALGRSVPEAVVAAIRLHPIAVDVAVLLVVGLAFLVPAVWLFSRQD, encoded by the coding sequence GTGACGAGCAGGTCCAGGATTCGGCGGGAGCTGGTGGGGGCCTACACCATCTGGTACCGGGACGTGCTGCGCTTCGTGCGCGACCGCGCGCGGATCGTCGCATCGCTGGGTCAGCCCCTGCTCTTCCTCTTCGTCTTCGGCAGCGGGCTGTCGCCGGCCATGGCGGGTCTGGGGCAGGGTGCGTTCGACTTCAAGCAGTTCCTCTTCCCGGGCATCCTGAGCATGGCCGTCCTCTTCACGGCCATCTTCTCGGCGGTCTCCATCGTGTGGGACCGGGAGTTCGGCTTCCTCAAGGAGGTCATGGTGGCGCCCGTGTCGAGGCTGGCCGTGGCCCTCGGCAAGGTGGCGGGAGGCAGCACCGTGGCGCTGCTGCAGGGCCTCATCGTGCTGCTGCTGGCGCCGCTGGTGGGCGTGCGCCTGGAGTGGGATCAGATCGTGGTGCTGGTGCTCCTGATGCTGCTGTTGGCGGCGGTCATGAGCGCCATGGGGCTGCTCATCGCGGCCCGCCAACGCAGCATGGAGGGCTTCCAGGTCATCATGCAGTTCCTGCTGATGCCCATGTTCTTCCTGTCGGGGGCCTTCTTCCCGCTGCGAGGGGTACCGCTCTGGATGGAGTGGTTGAGCCGGCTCGACCCTGTCACCTACGGCGTCGACCCCTTGCGGCAGGTCGCGCTCGGGCGCAGCGTGCCCGAGGCGGTGGTGGCCGCCATCCGGTTGCATCCCATCGCCGTCGATGTCGCGGTGCTGCTCGTCGTGGGCCTGGCCTTCCTGGTGCCGGCCGTCTGGCTGTTCAGTCGCCAGGACTGA
- a CDS encoding carbohydrate ABC transporter permease, with the protein MAMGPGGDSVREVPHGAGTAGHPAPALPRPVAAHPPTVTGRHRGSSWWKRRAAPYVFISPFFILFAVFGLYPILFSFYLSFHSWNAVGGLGSMEWVGLENYTYLLTDPWFWKSLWNTVWLLIVSGLPQHLIAIPLAFILNSGLVRLRNLFSASYFMPYITSTVAVAMIFTTIYGTQYGALNAALAWLADHARLGWLWERLGLELPVNWLGRAAYIKPAIAILVVWRWFGWNTMLYLAGLQTIPRELYEAAMVDGASIPQQFRWITLPLLKPIAFFAVTLTIIGNMQLFDEPFVLTGGTGGTSESGLTVALYLYRTGFEWLYMGSAAAMSWMLFVIIVGMSILNFRLMGRAGLERRGG; encoded by the coding sequence ATGGCCATGGGGCCGGGTGGCGACTCGGTGCGTGAAGTGCCCCACGGGGCCGGGACTGCGGGCCACCCGGCCCCGGCCCTCCCACGCCCGGTCGCGGCGCACCCGCCGACCGTGACGGGGCGCCACCGCGGTAGCTCCTGGTGGAAGAGGCGGGCGGCCCCTTACGTCTTCATCAGCCCGTTCTTCATCCTGTTCGCCGTCTTCGGCCTGTATCCCATCCTCTTCTCCTTCTACTTGTCGTTTCACAGCTGGAACGCGGTGGGCGGCCTCGGATCGATGGAGTGGGTCGGACTGGAGAACTACACCTACCTGCTCACCGACCCGTGGTTTTGGAAGTCCTTGTGGAACACGGTCTGGCTGCTGATCGTCTCCGGGCTGCCCCAGCACCTCATCGCCATCCCCCTGGCGTTCATCCTCAACTCGGGGCTGGTGCGGCTGCGCAACCTCTTCAGCGCGTCGTACTTCATGCCGTACATCACCTCGACCGTGGCCGTCGCCATGATCTTCACCACCATCTACGGCACGCAGTACGGTGCCCTCAACGCCGCGCTCGCCTGGCTGGCGGATCACGCTCGCCTGGGGTGGCTTTGGGAGCGGTTGGGCCTCGAGCTCCCGGTCAACTGGCTGGGGCGGGCCGCCTACATCAAGCCGGCCATCGCCATCCTGGTCGTATGGCGGTGGTTCGGCTGGAACACCATGCTCTACCTGGCCGGTCTGCAGACCATCCCCCGGGAGCTCTACGAGGCGGCCATGGTGGACGGGGCGAGCATCCCCCAGCAGTTCCGGTGGATCACCCTGCCCCTGCTGAAGCCCATCGCGTTCTTCGCGGTGACGCTGACCATCATCGGCAACATGCAGCTCTTCGACGAGCCCTTCGTCCTGACGGGCGGCACGGGGGGCACCAGCGAGTCGGGTCTGACGGTGGCCCTCTACCTGTACCGGACCGGCTTCGAGTGGCTGTACATGGGCTCGGCGGCGGCCATGTCGTGGATGCTCTTCGTGATCATCGTGGGCATGTCCATCCTCAACTTCCGTCTCATGGGACGCGCCGGACTCGAGCGGCGTGGCGGCTGA
- a CDS encoding glycosyl hydrolase — MRQTARRLGAVVLFVAWAVSSPSVAGAGAQGVAETAPTVLAVVDVGQPAGRVPPLAVGGFNFANFMQVVGFERELGSVGIRSIRFPAGNLGDQRDRTPADLDVLRMHWMLLGRPRIVMQARLLGGTPEQAAEAARYARRIGLPIDYWEIGNEPDLYPPAGSWTSERYCEAFRAFVEALEPEVGDARFAGPAVSGGEHKMEWVRRFIGACGDVVDVVTWHVYPTDGTWPEGEALATASRVSDEIRQVRAWLEDAGANPLGWHRAHEVGLGVTEYGLSWQTQSFRHLADFTAALWTADVAGRLVAGRVELASYFALQDTGGHGLLDAAGFTRPTYHVFRLLRDFDGQVVPVALRGAGEWLTAYAVAGDDGVVRVLVVNRDPSKAAALRFETGEGVPLVVRSARQLTELSFDHLDDVTAPDSLNPLSVPPRSVTRAELGR; from the coding sequence ATGCGCCAGACCGCTCGGCGTCTGGGTGCCGTGGTCCTCTTCGTGGCGTGGGCCGTCTCGAGCCCGTCCGTCGCGGGCGCCGGTGCCCAGGGGGTGGCCGAGACGGCCCCCACCGTGCTGGCCGTCGTCGACGTCGGGCAGCCGGCGGGGCGGGTGCCGCCCCTCGCCGTCGGAGGCTTCAACTTCGCCAACTTCATGCAGGTGGTGGGCTTCGAGCGGGAGCTGGGCTCCGTCGGGATCCGCTCCATCCGGTTTCCGGCGGGCAACCTGGGCGATCAGCGGGACCGGACCCCCGCCGACCTCGACGTGCTGAGGATGCACTGGATGCTGCTGGGGCGTCCCCGGATCGTGATGCAGGCGCGGCTGTTGGGCGGCACGCCAGAGCAGGCGGCCGAGGCGGCCCGGTACGCGCGGCGCATCGGGCTGCCCATCGACTACTGGGAGATCGGCAACGAGCCCGATCTGTACCCACCGGCTGGCTCGTGGACGTCGGAGAGGTACTGCGAGGCCTTCCGGGCCTTCGTCGAGGCCCTCGAGCCCGAGGTCGGCGACGCCCGCTTCGCCGGCCCGGCGGTATCGGGCGGCGAACACAAGATGGAGTGGGTGCGGCGGTTCATCGGGGCCTGCGGCGACGTGGTGGACGTGGTGACCTGGCACGTCTACCCCACCGACGGTACGTGGCCGGAGGGCGAGGCGCTGGCCACCGCCTCCCGGGTCTCCGACGAGATCCGCCAGGTGCGGGCCTGGCTGGAGGATGCCGGGGCCAACCCGCTCGGATGGCACCGGGCGCACGAGGTGGGACTGGGCGTCACCGAGTACGGGCTCTCGTGGCAGACCCAGAGCTTCCGGCACCTGGCGGACTTCACGGCCGCCCTGTGGACGGCTGACGTGGCGGGCCGACTCGTCGCCGGGCGAGTGGAGCTGGCCTCCTACTTCGCCCTGCAGGACACGGGGGGCCACGGTCTTCTCGACGCGGCAGGCTTCACCCGGCCGACCTACCATGTCTTCCGCCTGTTGCGAGATTTCGACGGCCAGGTCGTGCCGGTGGCCTTGCGCGGCGCCGGGGAGTGGCTGACGGCGTATGCCGTGGCGGGCGACGACGGCGTCGTGCGGGTCCTGGTCGTCAACCGCGACCCGTCGAAGGCGGCGGCGCTGCGCTTCGAGACCGGCGAGGGCGTGCCGCTGGTCGTGCGGTCGGCTCGCCAGCTGACCGAGCTCTCCTTCGACCACCTCGACGACGTGACGGCGCCGGACTCTCTGAACCCGCTGAGCGTCCCGCCCCGGTCCGTGACGCGGGCGGAGCTGGGTCGATAG